Proteins encoded by one window of Dioscorea cayenensis subsp. rotundata cultivar TDr96_F1 chromosome 6, TDr96_F1_v2_PseudoChromosome.rev07_lg8_w22 25.fasta, whole genome shotgun sequence:
- the LOC120263054 gene encoding uncharacterized protein LOC120263054: MSIALEGIGRSEFAGGIGCFPAGESLGTGGESVVKNEFRPAEEVEQSCSSSVGNNSDCSDSDGGDSPEVQSKMKGPLETMDSLEESLPIRRGLSKFYCSKSKSFTSLADAISSISSAKELAKPQNPYTRKRKNLLACIKMWDKIDGNISRPVKGGMPKRPANSNRSTASLTASSSSSMSNGNNSEEEQEPYLLRPPRCPNGKHFASRDDTHPPGAFLCDVRSFSMADLQSIACSTPSYHPP; the protein is encoded by the exons ATGTCGATAGCGCTGGAAGGGATCGGACGGTCAGAGTTCGCCGGCGGGATCGGATGCTTTCCGGCCGGCGAATCGCTGGGGACTGGAGGGGAATCGGTGGTTAAGAATGAGTTCCGGCCGGCAGAGGAGGTGGAGCAGTCGTGTAGCTCATCGGTCGGGAATAACAGTGACTGTTCGGATTCCGACGGCGGCGATTCGCCGGAAGTGCAAAGCAAGATGAAGGGACCGCTGGAGACGATGGACTCGCTTGAGGAGTCGTTGCCAATCAG GCGAGGACTCTCAAAATTCTATTGCAGCAAATCCAAGTCCTTCACTAGCCTTGCAGATgcaatctcatcaatctcatcagcaaAGGAGCTTGCCAAGCCACAAAATCCATACACGCGCAAGCGCAAGAACCTACTCGCATGCATTAAAATGTGGGACAAAATAGATGGCAATATATCAAGGCCCGTTAAAGGCGGCATGCCCAAGAGACCCGCAAATTCTAATCGTAGCACTGCATCACTTACGGCCTCCTCAAGCAGCAGCATGAGCAACGGCAACAACAGCGAAGAGGAGCAAGAGCCTTATCTACTACGGCCTCCTCGTTGCCCAAATGGCAAACATTTTGCTTCTCGTGATGATACCCATCCCCCAGGGGCATTCTTGTGCGATGTAAGATCATTCTCGATGGCAGATCTACAAAGCATTGCTTGTTCTACCCCATCCTATCACCCACCATAA